The Macaca nemestrina isolate mMacNem1 chromosome 6, mMacNem.hap1, whole genome shotgun sequence genome window below encodes:
- the LOC105475223 gene encoding LOW QUALITY PROTEIN: glucose-6-phosphate isomerase-like (The sequence of the model RefSeq protein was modified relative to this genomic sequence to represent the inferred CDS: inserted 2 bases in 2 codons; substituted 1 base at 1 genomic stop codon) encodes MAALTRDPQFQKLQQWYREHGSELNLRRLFDADKDRFNHFSLTLNTNHGHILLDYSKNLVTEDVMRLLVDXAKSRGVEAARERMFNGEKINYTEDRAVLHVALRNRSNTPILVDGKDVMPEVNKVLDKMKSFCQRVRSXDWKGYTGKTFRDVINIGIGGSDLGPLMVTEALKPYSSEGPRVWYVSNIDGTHIAKTLTQLNPESSLFIIASKTFTTQETITNAETAKEWFLQAAKDPSAVAKHFVALSTNTTKVKEFGIDPQNMFEFWDWVGGRYSLWSAIGLSIALHVGFDNFQQLLSGGHWMDQHFRTTPLEKNAPVLLALLGIWYINCFGCETHAMLPYDQYLHRFAAYFQQGDMESNGKYITKSGTRVDHQTGPIVWGEPGTNGQHAFYQLIHQGTKMIPCDFLIPVQTXHPIRKGLHHKILLANFLAQTEALMRGKSTEEARKELQAAGKSPEDLERLLPHKVFEGNHPTNSIVFTKLTPFMLGALVAMYEHKIFVQGIIWDINSFDQWGVELEKQLAKKIEPELDGSAQVTSHDASTNGLINFIKQQREATVQ; translated from the exons ATGGCCGCTCTCACCCGGGACCCCCAGTTCCAGAAGCTGCAGCAATGGTATCGCGAGCACGGCTCCGAGCTGAACCTGCGCCGCCTCTTCGATGCCGACAAGGATCGCTTCAACCACTTCAGCCTGACCCTCAACACCAACCATGGGCATATCCTGCTGGATTACTCCAAGAACCTGGTGACGGAGGATGTGATGCGGTTGCTGGTGG CTGCCAAGTCCAGGGGCGTGGAGGCCGCCCGGGAGCGGATGTTCAATGGTGAGAAGATCAACTACACCGAGGATCGAGCTGTGCTGCACGTGGCTCTTCGGAACCGGTCAAACACACCCATCCTGGTAGATGGCAAGGATGTGATGCCAGAGGTCAACAAGGTTCTGGACAAGATGAAGTCTTTCTGCCAGCGTGTCCGGA GTGACTGGAAGGGGTACACAGGCAAGACCTTCAGGGACGTCATCAACATTGGCATTGGCGGCTCCGACCTGGGACCCCTCATGGTGACTGAAGCCCTTAAGCCATACTCTTCGGAAGGTCCCCGCGTCTGGTATGTCTCCAACATTGATGGAACTCACATTGCCAAAACCCTGACCCAGCTGAATCCCGAGTCCTCCCTGTTCATCATCGCCTCCAAGACCTTTACCACCCAGGAGACCATCACGAATGCGGAGACGGCGAAGGAGTGGTTTCTCCAGGCGGCCAAGGATCCTTCTGCAGTGGCGAAGCACTTTGTTGCCCTGTCTACTAACACGACCAAAGTGAAGGAGTTTGGAATTGACCCTCAAAACATGTTCGAGTTCTGGGATTGGGTGGGAGGACGCTACTCGCTGTGGTCGGCCATCGGACTCTCCATTGCCCTGCACGTGGGTTTTGACAACTTCCAGCAGCTGCTCTCGGGGGGTCACTGGATGGACCAGCACTTCCGCACGACGCCCCTGGAGAAGAACGCCCCTGTCCTGCTGGCCCTGCTGGGTATCTGGTACATCAACTGCTTTGGGTGTGAGACGCATGCCATGCTGCCCTATGACCAGTACCTGCACCGCTTTGCTGCGTACTTCCAGCAGGGCGACATGGAGTCCAATGGGAAATACATCACCAAATCTGGCACCCGTGTGGACCACCagacaggccccattgtgtggGGGGAGCCTGGGACCAATGGCCAGCATGCTTTTTACCAGCTCATCCACCAAGGCACCAAGATGATACCCTGTGACTTCCTCATCCCGGTCCAGACCTAGCACCCCATACGGAAGGGTTTGCATCACAAGATCCTCCTGGCCAACTTCCTGGCCCAGACAGAAGCCCTGATGAGGGGGAAATCAACGGAGGAGGCCCGAAAGGAGCTCCAGGCTGCAGGCAAGAGTCCAGAGGACCTTGAGAGGCTGCTGCCACATAAGGTCTTTGAAGGCAATCACCCAACCAACTCTATTGTGTTCACCAAGCTCACACCATTTATGCTTGGAGCCTTGGTCGCCATGTATGAGCACAAGATCTTTGTTCAGGGCATCATCTGGGACATCAACAGCTTTGACCAGTGGGGAGTGGAGCTGGAAAAGCAGCTGGCTAAGAAAATTGAGCCTGAGCTTGATGGCAGTGCTCAAGTGACCTCTCACGATGCTTCCACCAACGGGCTTATCAACTTCATCAAGCAGCAGCGCGAGGCCACAGTCCAATAA